The proteins below are encoded in one region of Conger conger chromosome 17, fConCon1.1, whole genome shotgun sequence:
- the LOC133116548 gene encoding C-X-C chemokine receptor type 4-like, which yields MSYFEHIVFEDELNSSESGSGDFEVIFVEPCDRERNSEFQRIFLPTVYGLIFVLGIVGNGLVVVVMGCQKKSRTMTDKYRLHLSVADLLFVLTLPFWAVDAASSWYFGGFLCVAVHMIYTVNLYSSVLILAFISLDRYLAVVHATNSQAPRKLLVERVIYMGVWLPATLLTVPDLVFAKTQETVSRTMCIHIYPLETSSFWMAAFRFQHVFVGFVIPGLIILICYCIIIVKLSQGSTGQQKRKALKTTVILIVCFFSCWLPYCAGISVDTLMMLNVIPHSCALEQSLQTWISITEALAYFHCCLNPILYAFLGVKFKKSARTALTTGRGSSLKILAKKKGGHSSVSTESESSSFHSS from the exons ATGTCTTATTTTGAA CACATCGTGTTTGAGGATGAGCTCAACAGCTCTGAATCTGGCTCAGGAGACTTTGAGGTCATTTTTGTGGAGCCTTGCGATCGAGAACGCAACAGTGAATTTCAAAGGATCTTCCTACCGACCGTGTACGGATTAATCTTCGTTTTGGGCATCGTCGGCAATGGACTTGTAGTCGTGGTGATGGGCTGTCAGAAAAAGTCGAGAACTATGACCGACAAATATAGGCTTCACCTTTCCGTGGCGGATCTCCTGTTCGTCCTCACTCTGCCTTTCTGGGCTGTGGATGCCGCAAGCAGCTGGTATTTCGGAGGGTTCCTCTGCGTGGCTGTGCACATGATCTACACGGTCAACCTCTACAGCAGCGTACTGATTCTGGCCTTCATCAGCCTGGACAGGTACTTGGCAGTGGTGCATGCTACCAACAGCCAGGCTCCCAGGAAACTCCTAGTGGAGAGGGTGATCTACATGGGCGTTTGGCTGCCTGCGACCCTCCTTACAGTGCCGGACCTGGTGTTCGCCAAAACCCAGGAGACCGTCTCCAGGACCATGTGCATTCACATATACCCCCTGGAGACCAGCTCCTTCTGGATGGCCGCCTTCCGCTTCCAGCACGTCTTCGTGGGCTTCGTCATCCCGGGTCTGATCATCCTCATCTGCTACTGCATCATCATCGTCAAGCTCTCCCAAGGCTCCACCGGCCAGCAGAAACGCAAGGCGCTGAAGACCACCGTCATCCTCATCGTGTGCTTCTTCAGCTGCTGGCTGCCCTACTGCGCAGGCATATCTGTGGACACCCTGATGATGCTCAACGTGATCCCTCACAGCTGCGCCCTGGAGCAGTCCCTTCAAACGTGGATCTCCATCACAGAGGCCCTGGCCTACTTCCACTGCTGCCTCAACCCCATCCTCTACGCCTTCCTGGGAGTTAAGTTCAAGAAGTCAGCGCGGACTGCACTGACCACCGGCAGGGGGTCGAGCTTGAAAATACTGGCCAAAAAGAAAGGTGGACATTCATCTGTCTCCACAGAATCCGAGTCTTCAAGCTTCCACTCTAGTTAA